The following proteins are encoded in a genomic region of Brachypodium distachyon strain Bd21 chromosome 1, Brachypodium_distachyon_v3.0, whole genome shotgun sequence:
- the LOC100840708 gene encoding cyclin-B2-2, with translation MENRVHAMGSENTMEGVKFASETAANTNRRALRDIKNIIGNPHQHLAVSKRGLLEKPAAADPKNQRGFAGHRPVTRKFAATMATQPASAPPAPVGSDRQKRNADTAFHTDMECTKISDDSPLPMLFEMDDLMSSELKEIEMEDSEEVAPDIDSCDAGNSLAVVEYVDELYSFYRKTEDLSCVSPTYMSRQTDINEKMRGILIDWLIEVHYKLELLGETLFLTVNIIDRYLAQENVVRKKLQLVGVTAMLLACKYEEVSVPVVDDLILICDRAYTRADILEMERMIVDTLEFNMSVPTPYCFMRRFLKAAQSDKKMELLSFFIIELSLVSYEMLKFQPSMLAAAAIYTAQCTINGFKSWNKCCELHTRYSEEQLMDCSRMMVELHQGAAHGKLTGVHRKYSTFKYGCAAKSEPAGFLLDA, from the exons ATGGAGAATCGCGTGCACGCCATGGGATCCGAGAACACCATGGAGGGCGTCAAGTTTGCTTCCGAGACGGCGGCCAACACCAACCGGAGGGCCCTCAGGGACATCAAGAACATCATCGGGAACCCTCACCAACACCTGGCTGTCAGCAAGAGAGGGCTGCTAGA AAAACCAGCTGCCGCAGATCCCAAGAACCAACGTGGCTTTGCTGGACACCGGCCAGTCACGAG GAAATTTGCTGCAACTATGGCAACACAACCTGCAAGTGCCCCACCG GCACCCGTTGGCAGTGACAGGCAGAAAAGAAACGCAGATACTGCATTCCACACTGATATGGAATGCACCAAGATATCTGATGACTCGCCACTGCCAATGCTGTTTGAGATGGATGACTTG ATGTCATCCGAGCTCAAGGAGATCGAGATGGAAGACAGTGAAGAGGTGGCACCAGATATTGACAGCTGTGATGCAGGCAATTCACTTGCTGTGGTTGAATACGTTGATGAACTTTACAGTTTCTACAGAAAAACTGAG GATTTGAGCTGTGTCTCGCCTACCTACATGTCACGCCAAACTGACATTAATGAGAAGATGCGTGGCATTCTTATTGACTGGCTTATTGAG GTCCACTATAAACTGGAGCTATTGGGTGAGACCTTGTTCCTGACAGTGAACATCATAGACAGATATTTAGCTCAAGAAAATGTGGTGAGGAAGAAACTGCAACTTGTCGGTGTGACGGCCATGCTGCTGGCGTGCAAATATGAAGAAGTCAGCGTCCCTGTGGTGGATGATCTGATCCTCATCTGCGATCGCGCCTACACCCGCGCTGATATTCTGGAAATG GAGAGGATGATTGTGGACACGCTTGAATTCAATATGTCAGTCCCAACACCATACTGTTTCATGAGAAGGTTCCTGAAGGCAGCACAATCTGACAAGAAG ATGGAGCTCCTATCTTTTTTCATAATCGAGCTTAGCCTTGTCAGTTACGAGATGCTAAAGTTCCAGCCGTCGATGCTGGCGGCTGCGGCCATCTACACTGCTCAGTGCACGATCAATGggttcaagtcctggaacaaATGCTGTGAGCTCCACACAAGATACTCTGAAGAACAGCTGAT GGACTGCTCCAGGATGATGGTTGAActccatcaaggagcagctcATGGGAAGCTAACTGGGGTTCACAGGAAGTACAGCACCTTCAAGTATGGCTGCGCTGCGAAATCAGAGCCGGCCGGCTTCTTGCTGGATGCATAA
- the LOC104582084 gene encoding protein FAR1-RELATED SEQUENCE 5-like: MIEKYQVQDNEDLSSLWENQTSWVPAYFMLSFYPFLQSVQRSEGFNAVLKRYVSPSNSIYDFAQQYSVLQEKILGAERQAEAETALTVPKKWGFSPIEEQVKLVYTRRMFIRFQEELQMTSSYHCARTGQNTFEAISMTGHSGQYGARTFRLAADIEAGMYSCECCKFDRDGIVCCHILRVMQQEGVRVLPQHYILKRWTCNADAALGPHSTQQLNPAQ; encoded by the exons ATGATTGAGAAATATCAAGTGCAAGATAATGAGGACTTATCATCTCTATGGGAAAACCAGACAAGTTGGGTGCCTGCATACTTCATGCTCAGCTTCTACCCTTTTTTGCAATCCGTGCAGCGGAGCGAGGGGTTCAATGCCGTGTTAAAAAGATATGTTAGCCCCAGCAATTCAATATACGACTTTGCGCAGCAATACTCGGTTCTGCAAGAGAAGATACTAGGAGCAGAGAGGCAAGCTGAGGCTGAAACGGCGCTCACCGTGCCGAAGAAATGGGGGTTCAGCCCGATAGAGGAACAGGTGAAGTTGGTATACACAAGAAGGATGTTTATCAG GTTTCAGGAGGAGCTACAAATGACATCCTCGTACCATTGCGCGCGGACTGGGCAGAACACATTTGAGGCCATTTCGATGACTGGCCATTCCGGACAGTACGGCGCCAGGACATTCAGGTTGGCTGCTGATATAGAGGCAGGCATGTACTCTTGTGAATGTTGCAAGTTTGATAGGGACGGGATTGTGTGCTGCCACATTCTAAGAGTTATGCAGCAGGAAGGGGTCAGGGTCCTGCCGCAGCACTACATCCTCAAGAGGTGGACGTGTAACGCAGATGCCGCACTCGGGCCGCACAGCACGCAACAGCTAAACCCCGCGCAATAG